A genomic region of Deinococcus humi contains the following coding sequences:
- a CDS encoding DUF3500 domain-containing protein produces the protein MTRTDTISGHVGDTMLLTLSGSHTAPGDRRSPRDRHDAVERGRKTMKRNLSITLALIVSAALSGCTPTSSGATPSTSGTTPTSSVQTTSSATSDATATVGADGTVAVTGVTLPGQTAAVPADCAAAPTQTGKVVCSAQAFLATLTDAQKATVLLPATQANAVKWSNLPCGNNCRNGIQFSTLNAEQLLAAQAVVKAAMGTVKDDGYDEAMQILMADDVLNASGGMGGPNSAGGGGTPPTRPTGNANAPQGGTPPAGAPTGAPPAGGPGGGGGGGYSSGTYFLAFLGTPSTDGTWQLQFGGHHLAVNTIFKAGQVASATPMFTGVEPKVWTESGTTYAPLNAEHAGMAQMLASLSAEQLASAKLSQTFSDVLLGPGQDGKFPATKAGLKVGSLNAEQKALVLAAMKPWVQDADDVTTAKLLATYEQELDETYISFSGNAGLTTNADYVRIDGPSVWIEFVCQNGVVYSSQIHYHTVWRDHTRDYGGEYSF, from the coding sequence ATGACTCGTACCGACACCATTTCCGGCCATGTGGGCGACACCATGCTGCTGACGCTCAGCGGCAGTCACACAGCACCGGGAGACCGCCGATCCCCTCGTGATCGGCATGACGCTGTAGAGCGCGGGAGAAAAACCATGAAACGCAACCTGTCTATCACCCTGGCCCTGATCGTCTCGGCGGCCCTCAGCGGCTGCACGCCCACCAGCAGCGGCGCCACCCCATCCACATCAGGCACCACGCCCACCAGCTCAGTTCAGACGACCTCCTCCGCGACTTCGGACGCCACCGCCACCGTCGGCGCAGACGGCACCGTCGCCGTCACGGGCGTCACCCTACCCGGCCAGACAGCCGCCGTTCCCGCCGATTGTGCGGCAGCTCCCACCCAGACTGGCAAAGTGGTGTGCAGCGCGCAGGCCTTTCTCGCCACGCTGACGGACGCGCAGAAAGCCACCGTTTTGCTGCCGGCCACGCAGGCCAACGCCGTCAAATGGTCCAACCTGCCCTGTGGCAACAATTGCCGCAATGGCATTCAGTTCAGCACCCTTAATGCTGAGCAGCTCCTGGCGGCGCAGGCCGTGGTGAAGGCCGCGATGGGAACAGTCAAGGACGACGGCTACGACGAGGCCATGCAAATCCTGATGGCCGACGACGTACTGAACGCTTCAGGTGGCATGGGCGGCCCGAACAGTGCAGGCGGGGGCGGCACCCCCCCAACGCGGCCGACCGGGAATGCGAACGCGCCTCAGGGCGGCACGCCTCCCGCCGGAGCGCCCACGGGCGCGCCCCCTGCGGGTGGCCCTGGTGGCGGGGGCGGCGGGGGGTACTCCAGCGGCACCTACTTCCTGGCCTTTCTCGGCACGCCCAGCACGGACGGCACCTGGCAGCTCCAGTTCGGCGGTCATCACCTGGCCGTCAACACCATCTTTAAGGCCGGGCAGGTGGCCAGCGCCACCCCCATGTTCACCGGCGTGGAGCCGAAAGTCTGGACGGAGAGCGGGACCACTTACGCGCCGCTGAACGCCGAACATGCCGGAATGGCGCAGATGCTGGCCTCATTGAGCGCCGAGCAACTCGCCAGCGCGAAACTGTCGCAAACCTTCAGCGACGTGCTGCTGGGGCCGGGGCAGGACGGTAAGTTCCCGGCCACCAAAGCGGGCCTGAAAGTCGGCAGTCTCAACGCCGAGCAAAAAGCCCTGGTGCTGGCCGCCATGAAGCCCTGGGTCCAGGATGCCGACGACGTCACTACGGCCAAGCTGCTGGCAACCTATGAACAAGAACTGGACGAGACCTATATCTCCTTCTCCGGCAACGCTGGGCTGACCACCAATGCCGATTACGTGCGGATTGATGGGCCAAGTGTCTGGATCGAGTTCGTGTGCCAGAACGGTGTGGTGTACAGCTCACAGATTCACTATCACACCGTCTGGCGCGATCACACCCGCGATTACGGCGGCGAGTACTCGTTCTGA
- a CDS encoding response regulator transcription factor has translation MTQDSAPHLLIVEDHPGLSELLREYLGAHGYQVSAAADGHAGLRSALHLAPDLVILDVMLPGLGGLEVLRQLRTERDTPVLMLTARDDEASKVLGLELGADDYVTKPFSMAELLARVKALLRRAGLKDKPRGPLTHGPLSLHPLTREVTVLGEAVKLTRAEFELLHVLMLSPERVFTRGELLSHLQEDGGGSERTVDVHVRNLRAKLEIDAAHPQLLETVYGVGYRLRTVS, from the coding sequence ATGACCCAGGACAGCGCCCCACACCTGCTGATCGTGGAGGACCATCCCGGCCTCAGCGAACTGCTGCGCGAGTATCTGGGTGCACACGGCTACCAGGTCTCTGCAGCGGCTGACGGACACGCCGGCCTGAGATCCGCGCTACACCTGGCCCCTGATCTGGTCATCCTGGACGTGATGCTCCCTGGTCTGGGCGGGCTGGAAGTGCTGCGTCAACTGCGCACGGAACGTGATACCCCGGTCCTGATGTTGACGGCCCGCGACGATGAGGCGAGCAAGGTGCTGGGCCTGGAACTGGGGGCAGATGACTATGTGACCAAGCCGTTCTCGATGGCTGAACTGCTGGCCCGCGTCAAAGCTCTGTTGCGGCGGGCCGGCCTGAAGGACAAGCCGCGCGGCCCCCTGACGCACGGACCACTCAGCCTGCATCCGCTCACGCGCGAGGTCACGGTTCTGGGCGAGGCAGTCAAGCTGACCCGCGCCGAGTTTGAACTGCTGCACGTGTTGATGCTCAGCCCCGAGCGGGTCTTTACGCGCGGCGAGTTGCTCTCGCACCTTCAGGAGGACGGTGGCGGCTCCGAGCGCACCGTCGATGTGCACGTCCGCAACCTGCGCGCCAAACTGGAGATTGATGCGGCACACCCACAGTTGCTGGAGACGGTATATGGCGTCGGCTAC